ATCTTCTACTTCCATATCCTGTCTGCTGAGAGCCAGAGCTTTCTTTAATTCTTCGTCCTCATCCTCCACCGGGAAACCCATGTCGGTCTGGCTCTGAGAGGTTGACGTCCTGCCGCAGTGAACACCTTAGTTAGCTGCTACGTGTGAGTCAGCGGTTTATTTGGGTCCAATCAGAACATCGGTTTTCCACACACATACCCCACACTGGTCTGAGCCTCGTCCTCCCCGATGAGTCTGGGCCGCTGATGCTGATGGACCCTCATGATCCCCAGAATCTGCTCAGCCTCACACTCTGGCAGATTTCCTCGTATTACAAATATGGAATAACCTGCACAAACACACCTTTTATAGAACTTTTCTGAAGTCCAGTGTGAAACACAGCGACAGTATGCGGcgtttattttaacaaataccTTCCTGTTGCAGCTGTGCAAGAAAAAGGGCTAAATACGTGTCCGATATCAACTCGGGTCCCGTCAGCAGTGAATTCAGGTTGAACCACTACAATGAAAACAGCGTTTCTGGTGAAGCCAACTGCATCGGCCGGGTTTAGGATAAGCTGAAAAGGCTGCCTCATACCTGCTGTCCGAGTTTGCGAATAGTAAACCAGTGCTCCTTATAGTTGCAAATGAAGGCTTTCTCATTTCTGAAACGCAAAGGAAGACATCGCTTTACACTCAAATGTAAACTTTAACTTCTTCCTACTTCAGTCTTTATGAATGAAAGCTTACATTGGGTTTATCATCAGCCTCCGGTACTCTGGACTGTTGAAGAGAATTAGCTCCAAGCCCCACACCCGGAGAGCGTTGCTAATGACCTGCAGCAACCAGTAGACAAGTGAGAGCTGAAGGAACTTGTAATGGGTCAAGACTTTAGATTTATTGGTCATTGGGAGGAAAGGATGAACACACGTACTTGTATCGAAAAGAATCCACTGTCATCCATGTTCACAGAGGGTTGCTTCAAAGACAAAAGTgaaatattaaacagatttaatgCGACTTTAAATCACAGCTTATCCTCTATCCACCTGTAAAAACGTCCTGTACTCCTCACTGGCCATGCCCCCCTCGGCCATCCTCATCCGCTCCTCTTCATCCAGCTGATGGGCGATGGAGGACAGATCCACGGGGGTGAAGTACTCCCCCTGCAGGAGGTTGTTCAGGCAGTGCTGGGCACATAGAGAGCCCTCTTGCTGCAAAGGATTGGAGATTTTAGATTCAGCTTCAGAGAACACATCCTACAGCTGTCAACTCTTCGGGGCTAAAACTGCTTATAAATGTCACACAAGTGGTTTTTCTACTACTCAGGTTGGTGCTGGACACACAGGGACGGGCAGTTATATTGTTAAATGTTATTGTGGGAGcagacatttcagttttattctgaTAACAACAGATGCTAACGGATTGTTTGCAAACCCAAGACGCTGCCAGTGTGATGGAGTTAACGCATTGAAAATCAGACTGAATGCAATTATAGTGTGCCATTTAGCAGCACCTCTTCATGTTATTGGTGTACTGATCACAGCTCACTTGAtaatagttttgttttccaaccaGTATTTGTTTAAGGACTGTGCCTGCATGCTATGATAGATTCCTTAACCTGAAGAAAATTCTCATTCTTGATAAATTGTTAACACCAGTTTGTCATTACCAATTTAAATACTACAAAATTCTGTGGTGAAAAACTAACTTCATAACAAGCATCCCTACGGGAGACACCCGGGTTCTATTGCTGCAAAGGATGATTGATTCTTAGCTTCAGTGTGTATTCATGGCAGGATGCAACTTTCAATGATAAAGCTGCTCAAATCTATTAAATCTATAATTGTTATTATGGTTATTTAGGCAGTACTGGAAATAGAATGGGTGTGCTTGCCCCAAACAGAGGACTGGTGaatttaaagtgtaataatGACCATTATTAaaccttaataataataataataataataaaaacaacaacaacaacaacaatactactactactactactactactactaataataataataacaacaacaaccatcTTTTCTCTGCTTTAGTGGATCATTTATAACTCAATTTATATCAGCCTACTGCCAAATAAATACTTCCAGAGTGGGTACTGAGTACACCAAACGTTCAATAATATTTAACTACAAGcaaggcatttaaaaataaagcattaaagCAAATACTGCATCCAGGCACTCCTTTACAATCACAATAAAGCAAAGATGGATATTGTGTTAAGGA
This Fundulus heteroclitus isolate FHET01 chromosome 19, MU-UCD_Fhet_4.1, whole genome shotgun sequence DNA region includes the following protein-coding sequences:
- the atxn3 gene encoding ataxin-3, which translates into the protein MFDRKLNMDSIFHEKQEGSLCAQHCLNNLLQGEYFTPVDLSSIAHQLDEEERMRMAEGGMASEEYRTFLQQPSVNMDDSGFFSIQVISNALRVWGLELILFNSPEYRRLMINPINEKAFICNYKEHWFTIRKLGQQWFNLNSLLTGPELISDTYLALFLAQLQQEGYSIFVIRGNLPECEAEQILGIMRVHQHQRPRLIGEDEAQTSVGTSTSQSQTDMGFPVEDEDEELKKALALSRQDMEVEDEEADVRRAIQLSMQGAVMSNRSSECEVVGVKTSGSADGGQKEGLGEKLTAEELRKRRQAYFDRQQQQAQPNIPQQPDTHPTGESGSANTGSEEDQQQKSSQ